In Sulfobacillus acidophilus DSM 10332, the genomic window GATGCCCTGCGCAGTGAATATGCATGGCTCGATGCATCATCGGTTCTTCGGATTGAATCGGTTCCGGCCATCCTCTTATGTTTTGAGTGTCATTATCAAGGCCCAGGATCCGAGATGACCTGCCCAGCTTGTCAATCGGTATTGACCCAGCTTATTCAGGGCGAAGAATTTGACATTGTGGGTTTCGACGGTGAGGTTGATGAGTCGAGTAAAGACCGTTCACTTTATGAATCTCTTGGACGAGGAGGACAATAAGCATGCACGTGGATCTACACCAGGATGTATGGGCCTTAAATAACAGCGAAGGAAATCATAATCGTGAATGGCTGGATGATCATAAGATTTGGGCGGTCAATATCATGGGATCGCCTGGTGCGGGGAAAACGACGTTACTGGAACATTTGCTACCGATTTTGCGTAAGGATTTTCATGTCGGTGTCATTGAAGGAGACGTGGCGACATCTAAAGATGCCTTGAGAATTTCCGCATTAGGCATTCCTGTTATCCAGCTCGAGACCCAAGGCGTTTGCCATTTGGATGGCCGTATGGTGCGGTCAGGTCTTCGCGCTTTGGAACCGTTGCATTTGGACTTGCTCTTTATTGAGAATGTAGGAAATTTGGTCTGCCCTGCAGACTTCTTCTTAGGGGAACATGCTCGCCTCGGCGTTTTAAGTACCGTCGAAGGTGGGGACAAAATTGTCAAGTATCCTACTTTGTTCCGGCGCATTCACGCCCTGGCTATTACCAAAACGG contains:
- a CDS encoding hydrogenase expression/synthesis HypA (PFAM: Hydrogenase expression/synthesis hypA family~TIGRFAM: hydrogenase nickel insertion protein HypA~COGs: COG0375 Zn finger protein HypA/HybF (possibly regulating hydrogenase expression)~InterPro IPR000688~KEGG: dau:Daud_1649 hydrogenase expression/synthesis, HypA~PFAM: Hydrogenase nickel incorporation protein HypA/HybF~SPTR: Hydrogenase expression/synthesis, HypA), with the translated sequence MHEAGLMASVLEIIDQSRVENNIRRVTEITLKVGVLNGALPDALQFAFDALRSEYAWLDASSVLRIESVPAILLCFECHYQGPGSEMTCPACQSVLTQLIQGEEFDIVGFDGEVDESSKDRSLYESLGRGGQ
- a CDS encoding hydrogenase accessory protein HypB (PFAM: CobW/HypB/UreG, nucleotide-binding domain~TIGRFAM: hydrogenase accessory protein HypB~COGs: COG0378 Ni2+-binding GTPase involved in regulation of expression and maturation of urease and hydrogenase~InterPro IPR004392:IPR003495~KEGG: gmc:GY4MC1_2048 hydrogenase accessory protein HypB~PFAM: Cobalamin (vitamin B12) biosynthesis CobW-like~SPTR: Hydrogenase accessory protein HypB;~TIGRFAM: Hydrogenase accessory protein HypB~IMG reference gene:2506612106_SP) — protein: MHVDLHQDVWALNNSEGNHNREWLDDHKIWAVNIMGSPGAGKTTLLEHLLPILRKDFHVGVIEGDVATSKDALRISALGIPVIQLETQGVCHLDGRMVRSGLRALEPLHLDLLFIENVGNLVCPADFFLGEHARLGVLSTVEGGDKIVKYPTLFRRIHALAITKTDLLPFTDFDMDQASKDFASLGARRPLFSLAKNEGISDLAQWIRNMALNVSTTEQDV